TACGATCAAGAACATGACCTACATTTCCATTGCCTGTATGTCTTCCTGTGAAACCCGACTAAATTATGAACGCAATAAACTGACCAACTCCTGTAGCCTTCATTAGCATCTTCTCCGCAGTCATGATCACCATGATCGGCGTCGGCGTCCAATACAAAGGCGGCACCAGCATCTACGCCACCCAGCATACAAACATCTACCACGGCTTCACCGCTGTGACCAACATTGTCTTCGCCTACTGTGCCCACGTCGCCTTCTTCGGTCTGATCGCCGAGATGGAGGAACCCAAGGACTTCACCAAGGCTCTCTGCCTGCTGCAAGGCTTCGAGATCGTCCTCTACGTCACTGCCGCCACCGTCATCTACTACTACGTCGGCACCGGCGTGGCCTCGCCCGCTCTTGGATCCGCCGGTCCCGTGCTCAAGAAGGTCGCCTACGGTGTGGCCATTCCCACCATCATCGGTGCCGGTGTCGTCAACGGCCACGTCGGTCTCAAGTACATCTACGTCCGCATCTTCCGGAAATCCGGCCGCATGGCGAAGCGCGACTTCGTCTCCGTTGGTTCCTGGGTTGCTATTGGTGTGACCTGCTGGATTATCGCTTGGATTATCGGCGAGGGTATTCCCAGCTTCACCAATATTGTCAGCTTGATTGTATGTGGTTTTCCCCCTCACTCTTGCATCGTCCTGCTTAGAGatcaggaaagaaaggctTTGCTAACAGATATCCAAAACAGAGTTCCTTGTTCGCCAGTTGGTTCACCTACGGTCTGAGTGGCGTGTACTGGCTGCACATGAACTGGGGTTACTGGTTCTCGTCTCCTCGCAAGATTGccctcaccatcctcaaTTTCCTCATTGTTGGTATTGGTGGTACTATTGTATGTGACCCTTTCTCTATCTCCCCTACCATTTATATAGTCTTCTAGTCACGGGTATACTAACTATTATCCCACAGTGCGGTCTAGGATTGTACGCCTCCGGCAAGGCGATCCACGACGACAGCTCCCGGGCCAGCTTCACCTGCGCCAACAACGCGGACTAAGCGTTGACTATTACTTACGGcattaattttatattatcttatcTATCTGGTTTTTCGCTTAGGGTTGGGTTTCTGTTTCAGCGTCTGACGATTTGCGACATGTTGCATGGATGATCTACGATTGTGAACATGCTGATTCTGATGGTCATGTATatactataactatagaCTTGCATTGAGCGTGTTCTAGATGTCTGTTAAATGCTTGTATCTTTTTTTGTATTTCT
The sequence above is a segment of the Aspergillus flavus chromosome 4, complete sequence genome. Coding sequences within it:
- a CDS encoding amino acid transporter, whose protein sequence is MLMEGVPPPSDPIEDKHGHPMYADDDLKAELDNTPVDDPFGNEATAEVKYKTLKWWQCGMFMIAESVSLGVLSLPATLDTLGFVPALILIVGLGILALYTGYVIGQFRERHPHIHNLADAGEILMGRFGRELFGLGQILFSIFIMGSHIVTFTVMMNTITDHGTCSIVFSIVGMVICLVLSLPRTIKNMTYISIASFISIFSAVMITMIGVGVQYKGGTSIYATQHTNIYHGFTAVTNIVFAYCAHVAFFGLIAEMEEPKDFTKALCLLQGFEIVLYVTAATVIYYYVGTGVASPALGSAGPVLKKVAYGVAIPTIIGAGVVNGHVGLKYIYVRIFRKSGRMAKRDFVSVGSWVAIGVTCWIIAWIIGEGIPSFTNIVSLISSLFASWFTYGLSGVYWLHMNWGYWFSSPRKIALTILNFLIVGIGGTICGLGLYASGKAIHDDSSRASFTCANNAD